From Candidatus Sulfotelmatobacter sp., the proteins below share one genomic window:
- a CDS encoding cupin domain-containing protein yields MSIKQASKVPAEPVSAGRGTTRQILIGPDEGPHFAMRRFIMEPGGGIPAHTNTVEHEQYVLCGRAKLGIGDQVREVSAGDVVYIPAGTPHWYEVQGGEKFEFLCVVPNLPDKMEMSKK; encoded by the coding sequence ATGTCCATCAAGCAAGCGTCGAAGGTTCCCGCCGAGCCGGTCAGCGCCGGCCGGGGCACCACGCGCCAGATCCTGATCGGCCCCGACGAGGGCCCGCACTTTGCGATGCGGCGATTCATCATGGAACCGGGCGGTGGAATCCCCGCGCACACCAACACCGTCGAGCACGAGCAGTACGTGCTCTGCGGGCGCGCGAAGCTCGGCATCGGCGACCAGGTGCGCGAGGTCAGCGCCGGCGACGTGGTCTACATCCCGGCCGGCACTCCGCACTGGTACGAAGTGCAGGGCGGCGAGAAGTTCGAGTTCCTGTGCGTGGTCCCCAATCTGCCGGACAAGATG
- a CDS encoding YebC/PmpR family DNA-binding transcriptional regulator, whose amino-acid sequence MGRIFETRKATMFARWDKMSKAFARIGKEITIAVKAGGPNPDSNPSLRRIMQNARAINMPKDKVEAAIKRASGQGQANFDEILYEGYGPHGIAVIVECATDNPVRTVSNIRNHFTKGGGNLAQTGSVSFQFKKMGVFRLKPEGINAEELELDLIDHGLEEMGESISDKGEPQLLIRCAFADFGKMQKALESRHLTPISAEAEYVATTPMQLPENQATEVLRMVDLLEQDEDVQKVFHNLA is encoded by the coding sequence ATGGGACGCATCTTCGAAACTCGCAAAGCCACGATGTTCGCGCGCTGGGACAAGATGTCCAAGGCGTTCGCGCGCATCGGCAAGGAAATCACGATCGCGGTCAAGGCCGGCGGCCCGAACCCGGATTCCAATCCGTCGTTGCGCCGCATCATGCAAAACGCGCGCGCCATCAACATGCCCAAGGACAAGGTCGAGGCGGCGATCAAGCGCGCTTCGGGCCAGGGCCAGGCGAATTTCGACGAGATCCTCTACGAGGGCTACGGGCCGCACGGCATCGCGGTGATCGTCGAGTGCGCGACCGACAATCCGGTCCGCACCGTGTCCAACATCCGCAACCATTTCACCAAGGGCGGCGGCAATCTGGCCCAGACCGGCAGCGTGAGCTTCCAGTTCAAGAAGATGGGCGTGTTCCGGTTGAAGCCGGAAGGCATCAATGCCGAGGAGCTGGAACTCGACCTGATCGATCACGGTCTCGAGGAGATGGGCGAGAGCATCAGCGACAAGGGCGAGCCTCAGCTCCTGATCCGTTGCGCGTTCGCCGACTTCGGCAAGATGCAGAAGGCGCTCGAGAGCCGCCACCTCACGCCGATCTCGGCCGAGGCCGAGTACGTCGCCACCACGCCGATGCAGCTGCCCGAGAACCAGGCCACCGAGGTGCTGCGCATGGTGGACTTGCTCGAGCAGGACGAAGACGTGCAGAAGGTCTTCCACAATCTTGCGTAG